The Candidatus Thermoplasmatota archaeon DNA segment AAGATCAGGGGCAAGTTCATCTCGATGATATTCCAGGAGCCCACCAGTGCCCTTAACCCTGTGTTCACTGCTGGCGATCAGATTGCCGAGGTTATTCTGCTCCACAGAAAGGGCGATATGGCCGCGCGGGCCGCCAAGAGGATCGCGGATGAGCTGAAACCTTTCAAGAAGCCGACCAAGCAGCGCATGGATGACGCGCGCCAGTGGTACTCGGGATTGTCGGACCTGGAGCGAAAGAGAATGGTCGCTGCCTACAGATCTTGGTTCTCGCGCTTCAGGAAGAGGGGGAATCCCTTGACTCTGGCTCAGATCCGGAAGACCGTGGCTCCCGGGGAAGCCCCCGCGAGCCTCATAGCAGCGTTCATGAGGAAGAAGAGGCGGAGGCCAATGATGCTTACCTCGCGAATCCAAGTGAGAGTAGAGCCCTCGAAATCCTCATACAAGACGATTAGCAGATGCTCTATGTGCAACGCCAAAGTGGAAGAATCGGACGAGTGGTGCGACAGCTGTGGCAGCAGATTCTACGGACCGATATCCTGGTTCTTGAGACTTACCGCATTGAAGACGAACCAGAAGATGCTTCAGTTCATCGTCAAGAAGCCGGAGTCTAAGGAATTCTTCTCAGCGAAAATCCCATTACTGAATCGATATCGCAAGGACCTCTACGAGGAAGCTCTCAAGGAAGCCGTCAGGATGCTTGAGGTAGTGAGAATCCCGGACCCAAAAGGTATCGCTCGCAGGTATCCCTTCGAGCTCAGCGGGGGGATGCAGCAGAGGGTCATGATAGCCATCGCCCTTGCGTGCAACCCGAAGCTGCTCATAGCCGATGAGCCCACGACCGCACTCGATGTCACGATCCAGGGGCAGATTCTCAAACTGATGAGAGACCTCAAGCAAGCCTACGGCGGCTCGATCCTGCTGATAACGCACAACCTAGGCGTGGTTGCGGAGATGTGCGACCGCGTTGGGGTGATGTATGCCGGGTCGATGGCCGAGATCGGAGTGTCCAGGGACATATTCAAGAAGCCCCTCCACCCGTACACGCAGGGACTGATGAAGGCCGTCCCCTCGATCCAGATGGAATCGGAGAGGCTGTACACCATCAGAGGTTCGGTCCCCAACCTAATCTACCCGCCAAGCGGGTGCAGGTTCCACCCGAGATGCGACTACGCCAGGAAGTACTGCGAAAAGGTTAAGCCCGATCTGATCGAGATAGAACCGGGACACAAGGTTTCATGTCACATGGTGGCGAAGGCGGAGGGGTATGTTCGAGAATAAGGTCGAATTCGACAGAAACCTCATCGATGTCGTCAACCTGAAGAAGTACTTCCCAATCCGGGGAGGCCTTCTCAAGCGGTCAGTGGGAGTGGTGAAGGCCGTCGACGACGTCACCTTCTTCATCAAGAGGGGTGAGACCCTCGGCCTAGTTGGAGAGTCCGGCTGCGGCAAGACCACTGTCGGAAGGTCCATCATGATGCTAACGCCGCCCTCGTCTGGCTATGTGTTCCTCGAGACCCCGAAGGACATCGTCAGGACCTTCACTGAGCTCGTGAATCTCGTGAACGGCACCAACGTCGGCAAGATGACGCCCGAGGTGGCACTGGCAATCGCGGACAAGATCAACAAGATGTTCGGGTCCCACAACTGTGAGATAACCGAGGGCAAGAAGAAGCACTTCTGCATCGACGCCGGGAAGATCACAAAGGCGGTCCAGCCCATCCGGTCCGGGACAAGGTTGGGAAGCGAGGAAAAAACAGTCAGGGACCTCGCGGAGGACGCGATCGAGGAGCTCACCCGGAGGTATTGCATCAACTTCAAGATCAAGAGCCAGGTCCGGAAACTGAGGGGAAGGATCCAGTTCGTGTTCCAAGATCCGTTCTCATCATTGGATCCGAAGATGCTGATCAAGAACATCGTTTTGGAACCGATGGTCGCTCAGAACAGGTATCGGGGAAGAGGGGGCGCGAGCGGCAAGAAGCTCTCGAAGGAGGAACTTAGGATGCGAACGATACAGCTGCTCGAGAGGGTGGGTCTGAACGTCGAGCACATGTACAGGTTCCCGCACGAGTTCAGCGGGGGGCAGAGGCAGAGGATAGGCATTGCCCGGGCACTCTCCGTCAATCCGGACTTCGTCGTCCTCGACGAGCCCACTTCCGCACTGGATGTGTCAGTCCAGGCGCAGATCCTCAACATGCTGAACCATCTCCAGAAGGACTTCGGCCTCACCTTCCTCTTCATATCCCACGACCTGAGCACGATCAGGTACATGTGCGACCGGGTCGCGGTGATGTACCTGGGCAAGATCGTTGAATACTCCGAGAAGCACGAGCTTTTCAACAAGCCGACGCACCCGTACACCGAGGCGCTCTTGTCGGTCATACCTGTCCCAGACCCCGACCTGAAGAGGGACAGGATCATCCTCCCAGGAGATGTGCCGAGCCCGGCGAACCCGCCCTCCGGCTGCAGGTTCCACACAAGATGCCCCCTGGTCATAGATGTATGCCACACGATCGACCCGCCCCTGACGGACAGGGGGAACGAGCACTTTGTCGCGTGCCATGTCCGCTGACGGCAGTTCGGAAGGCCCAATCGATTCGGCCTCCAAGAAGCGCGAGGCGGCTTACCGAGCCCTCGAAGAGGACTCCGACCTCCCGGAGGAGCAGGCGGTCAAGCTGGTCCGCAAGCATCTGCCATGGAAGGACTGGCTGCTCGCTGATTTCCTGAGATACTGGTATGTCCTCGGCTGCCTCGCATTGGACGTCTTTTTACCACTCCGAATCGCCCGTTGGCTCCACGCGGACTCGGCCTATAGCATCCTAGGACTCGTCGTTCTTCTGTTGGTGCTAGTCTACCTTGAGACGAGGACATACATATGGATCTGGCCCAGTGGCGTCAAGACTAGAATCGAGACGCAGCGAAGGGCGTTCCGCAGGGCGTTTCGCAAGCTGACAGCAGCGTTCCGCAGGGACTAGACCTGTCAGAGCGTTCATATCGCCGCTCGTCGATTCCAGACAATCGAGGGGGGCAACAACTGAACGGCTACCTCATTGCCATTCTGGCATCGGCCGCGTACGCGGTGATACTCCTCGTCGGCTGGCGAGTGAAGCTATGGAATCGGCACGGCATCAAGCTCTATGGTCCGATCATGATGCTCAGGACAAGCAGAGGCCGGGCATTCATCGAGAGGCTCGGATCGCACGCGCGCGGATGGAGCCACTATGGCCTTGCCTCGGTGGTCATATGCGCACTCACGACCACAGTCGTTGCCGCCTTTCTGATATGGGAGGTCTTCACGACCTTCAGCGCGCCGTCCCAGATGGACCTGTCGAACGACCTCCCCTTCGGCCAGACCGGCATCAATCCAGCAGTGACCGTGACATATGCCGTCATAGGAATAGGGGTCGCAGTCGTCGCCCATGAACTATGCCACGGGGTTCTCTCAAGCGTCGGCAATATCAAGTTGAGGTCCATCGGACTCATGCTTCTGGTGATCCCGATAGGCGCGTTCGTCGAGCCAGACGAGGATGCCCTCAAGGCCACGAAGCGGACGAACAGGCTGAAGGTCTACGCCGCAGGGCCTGCCACCAACGTCATTCTGGCAATCGTCTTCCTGGCAATCCTACTGGGGTTACTGATGCCTTCGGTCAGACCAATCGCAGATGGGGCGGTCGTCACGAGCGTCGCGCCCGACTCCCCTGCAGAGACCTCCGGCATAAGGGTTTGGAGCGACATCACCGAATTGAATGGGGAAAAGGTGAACACCACCTCGTTCAGGTCAACCTGGTTCAGCAATCCCGGGGAGCTTGTCAGCATCAACCTGACCTACAAGCAGCAAACGCAGATCATCGCGCTCCCGGGAGGCGTCGTGATTAGTTCGGTGACGGACGGACCCGCGCTCAATGCTGGCATACGGCCAGGGATGATGGTGACGAGCCTGAACGACACCGTGATCCACAGCGTTGAGCAGTTCGAGTCAGTGGTAGAGGCTTCAACGCACGACGCACCGGTGAACATAACCGTGCTGAAGCTGGGACATGATACCACCGGAGGCGTCAGCTGGTTCGTCCAGGATCCGTCAATAAGGAGCGTGAACCTGACAACCAAATGGCTGTACTACCGCCTGCATTTCCCCAACCAGAACAAGGAGGAGTACAGGAACATCAGCTTCATGGGTGTTTCGAGCTCTCCCCTAGGCATCAGCGTCGAAGACCCCGACACGATCCTGAAGCCGGTGGCGCATCCGTTCAGCGCAACCGGGGATATTGACGCCGCCATGAGGGACTCCCTTAGGTACCTAGGACTTCCGTTCTTCGGTTACGCCCCGATCATGTCGCCCGAGGCTG contains these protein-coding regions:
- a CDS encoding ABC transporter ATP-binding protein; translation: MRKKRRRPMMLTSRIQVRVEPSKSSYKTISRCSMCNAKVEESDEWCDSCGSRFYGPISWFLRLTALKTNQKMLQFIVKKPESKEFFSAKIPLLNRYRKDLYEEALKEAVRMLEVVRIPDPKGIARRYPFELSGGMQQRVMIAIALACNPKLLIADEPTTALDVTIQGQILKLMRDLKQAYGGSILLITHNLGVVAEMCDRVGVMYAGSMAEIGVSRDIFKKPLHPYTQGLMKAVPSIQMESERLYTIRGSVPNLIYPPSGCRFHPRCDYARKYCEKVKPDLIEIEPGHKVSCHMVAKAEGYVRE
- a CDS encoding ATP-binding cassette domain-containing protein translates to MFENKVEFDRNLIDVVNLKKYFPIRGGLLKRSVGVVKAVDDVTFFIKRGETLGLVGESGCGKTTVGRSIMMLTPPSSGYVFLETPKDIVRTFTELVNLVNGTNVGKMTPEVALAIADKINKMFGSHNCEITEGKKKHFCIDAGKITKAVQPIRSGTRLGSEEKTVRDLAEDAIEELTRRYCINFKIKSQVRKLRGRIQFVFQDPFSSLDPKMLIKNIVLEPMVAQNRYRGRGGASGKKLSKEELRMRTIQLLERVGLNVEHMYRFPHEFSGGQRQRIGIARALSVNPDFVVLDEPTSALDVSVQAQILNMLNHLQKDFGLTFLFISHDLSTIRYMCDRVAVMYLGKIVEYSEKHELFNKPTHPYTEALLSVIPVPDPDLKRDRIILPGDVPSPANPPSGCRFHTRCPLVIDVCHTIDPPLTDRGNEHFVACHVR
- a CDS encoding site-2 protease family protein — encoded protein: MILLVGWRVKLWNRHGIKLYGPIMMLRTSRGRAFIERLGSHARGWSHYGLASVVICALTTTVVAAFLIWEVFTTFSAPSQMDLSNDLPFGQTGINPAVTVTYAVIGIGVAVVAHELCHGVLSSVGNIKLRSIGLMLLVIPIGAFVEPDEDALKATKRTNRLKVYAAGPATNVILAIVFLAILLGLLMPSVRPIADGAVVTSVAPDSPAETSGIRVWSDITELNGEKVNTTSFRSTWFSNPGELVSINLTYKQQTQIIALPGGVVISSVTDGPALNAGIRPGMMVTSLNDTVIHSVEQFESVVEASTHDAPVNITVLKLGHDTTGGVSWFVQDPSIRSVNLTTKWLYYRLHFPNQNKEEYRNISFMGVSSSPLGISVEDPDTILKPVAHPFSATGDIDAAMRDSLRYLGLPFFGYAPIMSPEADLFEPSGVLSPLPTNVFWTVSNLCYWIFWMNLMFALTNAIPAVPMDGGMVMSDLIKGLTRRLGERLSGFDLLVGKKPISDVQVDRFMIALTAVFGVLVAYLVLWQLLL